One window of Vanessa atalanta chromosome 9, ilVanAtal1.2, whole genome shotgun sequence genomic DNA carries:
- the LOC125066555 gene encoding transmembrane protein 87A isoform X2, with protein MYSWMKTNCSPDYFHYFEKRIVDCTNYEEKPIDENNNTKLLPTILCNGQNVIYLHNTKKSNDKNDVNVIQPRAPFHTVEWEGIYALWMSVRSNKKFQVSMHIEMGSPSGYMSAAIWPLLPFFGVMCGVYTVLCACWLAVCALQWRDLLRIQYWIGGVALLGMVESATYYGVYSSINRTGYFNAEAYMFAEWMSVAKRALARMLVIIVSLGFGIVKPRLGPALQRVVGAGALWGVLAGIEAWLRLHHKAEDSNRDLLLSEAPLSLVDSAICWWVFVSLAHTMRTLQLRRNTIKLSLYRHFTNTLIFAVIASVIFMLYSLKSYRIIFCILEWKEVWMDEAYWHILFAGVLTVIMVLWRPTNNNQRYAFTPLLDNAEDDDEEEEQFVNDAYGVKMRATNINETPDSPRDPEPNTTSLDSDLRWVEENIPTSTLPLLDSDEEIINTKFEVSKMQ; from the exons ATGTACTCATGGATGAAAACTAATTGCTCACCAGATTACTTCCATTATTTTGAAAAG agGATAGTTGACTGCACAAATTATGAAGAAAAACCAatagatgaaaataataacacaaaattattaCCCACAATTCTATGTAATGgccaaaatgttatttatctaCACAATACTAAAAAGTCTAATGATAAGAATGATGTGAATGTTATACAACCT AGAGCACCCTTCCACACAGTTGAATGGGAAGGGATTTATGCACTATGGATGTCAGTTCGTAGTAATAAAAAGTTCCAAGTGTCAATGCACATTGAAATGGGGTCTCCATCGGGATATATGTCGGCAGCTATTTGGCCTCTTTTGCCA TTCTTCGGCGTGATGTGTGGAGTGTACACGGTGCTTTGTGCATGCTGGCTGGCAGTATGCGCGCTGCAGTGGCGAGACTTGCTGCGCATTCAGTACTGGATCGGAGGCGTGGCACTACTTGGCATGGTCGAGAGTGCCACATACTATGGGGTCTATTCCTCCATCAACAGGACAGG gtactTTAATGCTGAAGCATACATGTTCGCCGAGTGGATGTCCGTAGCGAAAAGGGCGCTTGCGAGAATGTTAGTCATCATTGTATCATTGGGTTTCGGGATAGTCAA GCCACGGCTGGGCCCGGCGCTGCAGCGTGTGGTGGGAGCGGGCGCACTGTGGGGGGTGCTGGCCGGCATCGAGGCTTGGCTGCGGCTGCACCACAAGGCCGAGGACTCTAACCGCGATCTGCTGCTGTCGGAGGCACCGCTGTCGCTGGTAGACAGTGCCATCTGCTGGTGGGTCTTCGTGTCGCTTGCGCACACCATGCGCACGCTGCAGCTTAGAAG GAACACAATCAAGCTCTCTTTGTACAGACACTTCACGAACACTTTAATATTCGCCGTCATCGCCTCAGTCATATTTATGCTCTACTCTCTCAAGTCGTAccgaataatattttgtatttta GAATGGAAAGAAGTGTGGATGGATGAAGCATACTGGCACATTTTATTCGCCGGTGTCCTGACAGTTATTATGGTGTTATGGCGACCCACTAACAACAACCAGAGATACGCCTTCACGCCGTTGTTAGACAATGCCGAGGATGATGACG AAGAAGAAGAACAGTTTGTGAATGACGCGTACGGAGTCAAAATGCGAGCGACAAATATAAATGAGACGCCCGACTCGCCTCGTGACCCCGAACCCAATACCACGTCTTTGGACTCAGACCTTCGCTGGGTAGAAGAAAACATACCTACCAGCACACTTCCTTTACTAGATTCAGATGAGGAAATTATTAATACGAAATTTGAAGTTTCCAAGATGcagtaa
- the LOC125066555 gene encoding transmembrane protein 87A isoform X1, with protein MLRNVVLFILPIVNIVLGFSDVGKWDLPLNGESCNFTLAKSLFKDSQLIIALHCDVKEPTNITIMYSWMKTNCSPDYFHYFEKRIVDCTNYEEKPIDENNNTKLLPTILCNGQNVIYLHNTKKSNDKNDVNVIQPRAPFHTVEWEGIYALWMSVRSNKKFQVSMHIEMGSPSGYMSAAIWPLLPFFGVMCGVYTVLCACWLAVCALQWRDLLRIQYWIGGVALLGMVESATYYGVYSSINRTGYFNAEAYMFAEWMSVAKRALARMLVIIVSLGFGIVKPRLGPALQRVVGAGALWGVLAGIEAWLRLHHKAEDSNRDLLLSEAPLSLVDSAICWWVFVSLAHTMRTLQLRRNTIKLSLYRHFTNTLIFAVIASVIFMLYSLKSYRIIFCILEWKEVWMDEAYWHILFAGVLTVIMVLWRPTNNNQRYAFTPLLDNAEDDDEEEEQFVNDAYGVKMRATNINETPDSPRDPEPNTTSLDSDLRWVEENIPTSTLPLLDSDEEIINTKFEVSKMQ; from the exons ATGTTACGGaacgtagttttatttatattaccaaTTGTAAACATTGTGCTTGGATTTTCCGATGTAGGAAAGTGGGATTTACCTCTAAATGGG gAAAGTTGCAATTTCACATTAGCCAAGTCACTTTTCAAAGATTCACAACTCATAATCGCAT tgcATTGTGATGTAAAGGAACCAACAAATATCACAATTATGTACTCATGGATGAAAACTAATTGCTCACCAGATTACTTCCATTATTTTGAAAAG agGATAGTTGACTGCACAAATTATGAAGAAAAACCAatagatgaaaataataacacaaaattattaCCCACAATTCTATGTAATGgccaaaatgttatttatctaCACAATACTAAAAAGTCTAATGATAAGAATGATGTGAATGTTATACAACCT AGAGCACCCTTCCACACAGTTGAATGGGAAGGGATTTATGCACTATGGATGTCAGTTCGTAGTAATAAAAAGTTCCAAGTGTCAATGCACATTGAAATGGGGTCTCCATCGGGATATATGTCGGCAGCTATTTGGCCTCTTTTGCCA TTCTTCGGCGTGATGTGTGGAGTGTACACGGTGCTTTGTGCATGCTGGCTGGCAGTATGCGCGCTGCAGTGGCGAGACTTGCTGCGCATTCAGTACTGGATCGGAGGCGTGGCACTACTTGGCATGGTCGAGAGTGCCACATACTATGGGGTCTATTCCTCCATCAACAGGACAGG gtactTTAATGCTGAAGCATACATGTTCGCCGAGTGGATGTCCGTAGCGAAAAGGGCGCTTGCGAGAATGTTAGTCATCATTGTATCATTGGGTTTCGGGATAGTCAA GCCACGGCTGGGCCCGGCGCTGCAGCGTGTGGTGGGAGCGGGCGCACTGTGGGGGGTGCTGGCCGGCATCGAGGCTTGGCTGCGGCTGCACCACAAGGCCGAGGACTCTAACCGCGATCTGCTGCTGTCGGAGGCACCGCTGTCGCTGGTAGACAGTGCCATCTGCTGGTGGGTCTTCGTGTCGCTTGCGCACACCATGCGCACGCTGCAGCTTAGAAG GAACACAATCAAGCTCTCTTTGTACAGACACTTCACGAACACTTTAATATTCGCCGTCATCGCCTCAGTCATATTTATGCTCTACTCTCTCAAGTCGTAccgaataatattttgtatttta GAATGGAAAGAAGTGTGGATGGATGAAGCATACTGGCACATTTTATTCGCCGGTGTCCTGACAGTTATTATGGTGTTATGGCGACCCACTAACAACAACCAGAGATACGCCTTCACGCCGTTGTTAGACAATGCCGAGGATGATGACG AAGAAGAAGAACAGTTTGTGAATGACGCGTACGGAGTCAAAATGCGAGCGACAAATATAAATGAGACGCCCGACTCGCCTCGTGACCCCGAACCCAATACCACGTCTTTGGACTCAGACCTTCGCTGGGTAGAAGAAAACATACCTACCAGCACACTTCCTTTACTAGATTCAGATGAGGAAATTATTAATACGAAATTTGAAGTTTCCAAGATGcagtaa